The sequence CTTTATTTCAGTTCCAAACGGAAATACATATGTTTCATATTTATATGGCAAAACTGGATAGCCCTCTTTATAAATAAAATTTGTATAGCCAGCAAAGATATTTTCATTGCTTTTTTGAACTGCCACAGGAGCAATCATTACAAGAAATGTTATAAATGCTAAAACTTTCATAAGAATAATAGTTGTTTATATTAAAAAACTTATGGAGGCAGGGGGAGGGAGGAAAATAAAAAGAGAGGGAGGCATTTTCCCTCCCCTCGTAAAAATCATTATATAGTTTATAAACAATATGTAGCAAACATCGAACTGTCTAAGACATTTATCGAACATTGCATTTTATAATTCTTTTTTCAGTAATTATCATATCCATCCTTACATCATGTTCCTGATTAGGAATATTTTTCAAAACCTGAAAATCATAAGCTATTGCAATTCTTTTTGAAGGAATTTTTTTTAGCAGCCTATCAAAATATCCCTTTCCATAACCTATTCTATTTCCATTTTCATCGAATGCAATTCCAGGAACAATTATAATATCCATACCTTTGTTTTCTATTTTTGGATCTTTTGGTTGCAATATTCCATATGCTCCGCTTTCAAGCTCTTCCCATGAATTTATTCTGGCAAGAAATATTTCACCATTTTTTATAAATGGAACAAAAAGCTCCCTCTTTTTCGAATATTCTTTAATCAATCCATGTGTATAAACTTCGCTCCCAAATGAAATGTAGCATGCAATTCTATTTGCTTTTGAAAATTCTTCCAGGCGATAGAGTTTCTCCAAAATTATGTTGCTTTTTTCCAATATTTCATATGTTGAGAGAGAATTCCTTTTTTCAAGCAATTCTTTTCTTATTTTTTCTTTCATCAAAGCCCAAGTATTTCCTCAATTACTGCAAGCAAACCCTTTATATCCTGAACTTGTAAATCACCCATATGGGCTATTCTGAATGTTTTTCCCTTTAAATCACCATATCCATCTGAGATACGCATATAATATTTTGCGAGCTGCTCGTTCAGCTCTTTAACTGATATATTTCTTGTATTCTTTATGCATGTTAGGGTTTTTGATTCATAGCCTTTCTCTGGATATATATCAAAATATTTTCTTGCCCAATCCTGGACAATTTTTGCCATTTTCTCATGTCTTGCAAATCTATTTTCAAGCCCTTCTTCATTCAATATATAATCAAGTTGCTTGTTCAATGCAAACATCTGGGAAATTGGAGGAGTAACCATTGTCTGATTCTTCTGATGATATTTATAAAGTAATGTTAAATTAAAATAATAGCTTCTTGGAGGAACATTTTTTGCCCTTTCCAGAAGTCTTTCACTGACAGATGCAACAGTTATTCCAGATGGAAGGGCAAAGCATTTCTGCACCCCAGCAAGGCACATATCTATTCCAAGCTTATCCACTTCTATTTTAACTCCCCCCATAGCAGATACTGCATCAACCAAAAAGAGAACATCATCATATTTTTTCACAACTTCTGCAATTTCCTTTAAAGGATTCATAAGCCCTGTTGATGTCTCATTGAAAACAAGAGTTATTGCATCGTATTCCCCGCTTTCGAGCTTTTCTTCGACCATCTCCGCTTTTATTGCCTTATCCCAGTCAATGCTTAAAGCATCACACGGCACACCATTACCTTTTGTTATTTCATGCCATCTCTTTGAAAAAGCTCCATTAATCAAATTAAGGCATTTCTTCGCAACGCCGTTGCATACCGCCGCCTCCATTGCGCCCGTGGATGAAGACGGGAAAATGATGACGGGCTTTTCTGTATATAAAACCTTTTGCAATTTCTTTGTTATTTCCTCATATAGTTTGCTGAATTCTGCGGAGCGATGATATATCTGGGGGACAGCCATTTCCTGCAAAATTTCTTCTCTTACTTCTGTTGGGCCTGGGGTAAATAATTTTAGATGCCTCATATAGGTATATCCTGAGCAATACTTAAATTTTTACTTTATTCCAAAACCATTTTCTATCAGTTCAACAAACCTACTTATAAACCTTGATATGGTTGCTCCATCAGCTAAATCATGGTCAAAGGTAATAGTAAGATGTAAATAATCCCTAGCCTCAATTTTATTTTCAAAAATTCCTGGCTTTTTTGTAATTCCGTTTACAGCAACAAGAATGGATGTGGTTCCCCCTAAAGGAATTATCCATCCTGAAAATTTGCTGAACATACCTATGGATGTTACTCCAACTGTTCCCATATGTTTTTTCTTTGTAATTCCTCTTTTTCTAAGCAAAAATAAAATTAATTTTTTTATAAGATATGGTGATTTTATTACAAATCTTTCAGTAAAACTCAATTTCATGAGCACCTGCTCCTCTCCCTCTCCTTTTTGAGCATTCCTTATTTCCTCAGTTATTTCCTTTATGCTCTTTTCATTTGCCATCCTTATTACATATGCCATTGGAATATGCTCCCCATTAACTATCTTTTCAATAGGTATGGCAACATCTACATCATCAAATATAACAATTTTATTTCTTCCTTGCCTGTAGGCATTCAACTCTTTATGTTCAACGAGAGCTTCAGCAAGGCATTTTATTATCCATGCAGTAAAGGAAATATCTCTTCCCTCCTTTTTGTGTTTTTTAATAGTTTCCATAGATGCTGTTACATCTGCTTCAACTAAATAATGCAAGCTATGTTTGCGCCATCCCTCTCTTACTATAAGCTCAATATTTTTCCTGTATTTTGAAAATGGCTTTATTTGATAATTTCCAGCCTTGCTCACAAAAATAAAGGAGAAAGTCTATTTAAGTTTGAGCTTTCAAATGAAAAATAAATATAAATGCATTTATTATCAATGGAGAAATTAAATGAGATTGTTAAGGAATTAAAGAAACACGAAGCGAAAAGAGAGAAGCCGAGAATATGGAGGGAAAAAGAAATTCTGAATAATAAAATTGTTGATTCTTTTGCATTTATTTTGCATACTTCCGGCTGTGCATGGGCGAAGCAGGGAGGATGCACAATGTGCGGGTATTTCAAGGAAAGTTATGATGTAAGCGAGGAAGAAATAATTGAGCAGATAAATTTTGTTTTTGCAAATTATAGCGGGGAAGAAGTTGTTAAGATATATACATCTGGCAGCTTTCTTGATGAAAATGAACTGCCCGTAGAAATGCAGAATTATATAATCAATAAATTTGATAGAGCAAGCAAAATAGTGATTGAAAGTAGGCCAGAGTTTATAGAAAATCTTGAAAATTTAAAGCAAAAAAATATTGAAGTTGCTATGGGGCTTGAATCCGCAAATGATAAAGTGCTTGAATATTCAATAAATAAGGGGTTTAAATTTGAGGAATGGAAGAAGGCAGCTGAAAAAGTTAAGGAATATGGAAAAAGTTTGCGAGCTTATATTTTAATAAAGCCACCATTTCTTACAGATGAAGATGCAATAAAGGATGCAATCTATAGCGTGGAAAAAATAAAAGATATTGCTGACATAATTTCCTTCAATCCAGTTGCAATTCACAGCAAAACATTACTTGAGTTGTTATGGAGAAAGAATATTTATCGCCCTCCATGGCTTTGGAGTGTTGCAGAAATAATAAAGGAAAGCAAGGAAATTTATGATGGAATTATAAGATGCGACATTGTGGCGGGCGGCACGCCGAGGGGGGCGCACAACTGCGGGGTATGCGATGAGGCATTTTTGAGGGAGATAAAAAATTTTTCATTAAACCAGAAAATGGAAGAGGTAGAGTGCGATTGCAGGGAGGAATGGCTTGATTGGCTTGAGATTGAAAGATTTTTGATTTAATATGTTTTTAATTTTCTTCTATCAACTTTTACTCCTGCTGGGGTTATCATGAAGCGATTTCTGTCGATGCCTACTATATCACCATTTACATCACTTGCTACTCTTTTCATTTCATTTATTATTCTTTCTACTTCTATGCTATCAGCAGATACTGGAGAAATGTCCATAACAAGCATATTTCCTTCATAAACATGCTTTATAAGCTCTTTTAAGTCCTCGTATTTATGCACTTCAGCTATCCTGACATACATTTTTGCCTCTTCTTTTTTTTCAACGCCTGTTTCTTCAAGGTCTATATAACCCTTCTTCTGTCTTCCGAACATGTTAATCACGATAGAAAATACTTCACTGTTTTAAAAGTTTTTCAATTTTTCTTCAATCAGCTGGGTTAAATCTATTGCATCATATTCTTTAAGATGGCTGTAGCAATGAGGAGAAGAAGTTACGATTGTTGCGTTCTTTTCCTTTGCTTCTTTTGCAAGATATTTTGCAAGCTCATCAGCTTTTTCTGGAAAAGCTAATTTATATTCAATTTCTCCTCCACACCATCTTGCCATCTTTCTATTTTCTTTGAATTCAACAAGATTCCCAATCTTTTTTATTATTTCTCTTGGCTCTTCATAAATTTTAAGATATCTTCCCAAAAATTCTGAATCATGATATATATAATTTTTTCCATCTCTCTTAAAGCTGTAATTTGAAAAAAATTGACTTATATGTATTGGCTTATACTCATTGAATTCAATCATTCCATTAGGACATGAAAATATAATTTTTTCATAATTCTCAAGTTTTTTTTCCTTAAAATTTGTTCCAATTTTTCTGAGTGGATAGCCACAGCACTGACTTATTATTTTAATATCCTCGCCAATTCTATCAAAAATAGAAATTATAACATCCTTCATTTCTTTTTTAACCAGGCACCCCATAAAAAATGCATTTTTTCCATCTCCATATGAAAAGTTTCCTTCTCCAAAAATGTTATCGTATTTCTGAAAATTTTCATAAATTTTTTTATGCTCTGGCAACAAATTTTTTAATTTATATCTTGCCCCATTTATTATTTCAGCAATTTTTATATTTGAAGGGCAATCTTCCTCGCATCTTCTGCAAAGGGAGCAGTCCTGCAATATTTTAACTAAATCCATATCCTCCTTTATCTCACCGTTAATAAACCCGTAAGCAATCATTATTTTTCCCTTTGGAAAATCACTCTCCTTTTGAGCAAAGCTATAAGAATAATATGGCTTTTTACAGAAGCCACAAGCAGTGCAACAAAGTATTTCATCATAAATTTCCATGGTATGAATTAAAAATTTATATTTATTTATATCTGAGATAGGAAATTATGCTCCTCTTCCACTGCATCATTTTCCCAGGATTCATTATATTATTTGGATCTATCGCCTTCTTTATTTTTTCCATTGTCTCAGCATCCTCATCCATCCAGGGCGCCTTTGTTATGCCGATGCCGTGCTCCCCGCTCGCCAGCCCGCCGAGTTTTTTTACAGTTTTATAGATTTCATCTACCGCTCTTTCAGCATTTTTCCAGCTTTTTTCATCTCTTGGATTTAGAAGAACTTTTGTATGCAAGTTTCCATCCCCTGCATGCCCGTATGTGCCGACTATTATTCCATATTTTTTTGCAATTTTCTGGAATTCCTTTATTGCTTCTGGTATTTTTGAAATTGGAACGCACATATCATCAGCGAGGCTTACTGAAACCATATCATCGCCATATCTTGATAGGGAAGGCAGAATTCCTTTCCTCCCTTTCCATAGCTTTTGCATTTCCTTTTCATCATCGGTGAATTCTATCTCTTTGAACATTTTTTTTATTTTTTCTATTTCTTCCTTAACTTCACTTTCTTTTCCATCCAATTCAATGAAAAGCAATGCTTCAGCTTCTGGCAATCCAAGATTCATTGCCTTATTAACCGCTTTTATGCATATGCTATCCATTATCTCCAGGCTTGATGGGAGAATGCCACTGCTTATTATTTTAGAAACGCATTTACCAGCATCAATTACATCATTAAATGGCAATAAAGCAACTGCTCTTTTTTCTGGCAATGGAGCAAGCCTTATTGTTGCCTCAGTTATAATTCCAAGTGTCCCCTCGCTTCCAACAATAATTCTTTCAAGTTGATAGCCAGAAGAATTTTTCAGCGTTAGCCCGCCAAGCCTTTTCCTCCCATAAGGAAAAACAACCTCTAAGCCAAGAACATAGTCACGAGTAGCTCCATATTTTATTGCTCTTGCTCCAGATGCATTTACAGCAATCATTCCTCCAATAGTGCATACATCCCCGCTTCCTGGAGTTGGGGGGAAAAAGAAGCCATATTTAGCAAGCTCTTCATTCAAGCTCGCATAAATTACTCCTGGCTCAACAACACAATACAAATCATTTACATTTATCTCCTTTATCCTATCCATCCCAGTCATGTCAAGCAAAATGCCCCCATGCACGGGCACCGCCTGCCCGCATAGCGCAGTGCCTGCTCCTCTTGCAATCAATGGAATGCGATACTCATTTGCAATTTTAACTATTTTTTCCACTTCTTCTGCATTTTTTGGTTTTATAACAACATCTGGCATTGCATGGTGTATAGATGCATCAAAACCATAAGCATATAAATCACATTCTTTTAGAAATATCCTTGAGCCATCAATTTCATTAATTATTTTATTAAGCCATTCCATGTTGAAATAGTTGGATAGTATAAAATAGTTTAGGGAAATTGCGCAATTATTTTTAACAATGATTTTATTTTTTTATTTCCAAGGTGGTTTTGGATCTATTGATAATAAATGTCCTGATCCAACACAATTAATACCATGTTTTTCTCTTTCTATTCTAGTAAGATTGCCAGGATTGCTGAGATTTCTTACAAGGGTTAAAGCAGCATGCCATAGATAATAGTCCGAGCAACGAGAACCCTGCACTGTTTCTCCTCTTGGGTGTGTTCCATTAAATGTAACTCTCATAAATTCCATGAAATTGTTACGGGAATAAATCATGCGAGTGTTTGACCGTCTCTCTAGAAAACGTGGTCTATCAACAGAGTACATGTGGTTATTTACTGGTCTATCACTTTCATCGGTATTAACTGTGTCATCATTTGGCAATTCTACTTGATTTGGCCAATCTTCACTTTTATTTTCTACTCCTATGAAAATATGATAATGATCTAAATAATGTATCTGGCGAGTAATGTCAAAACATATTCTGCTTATATTTCCTATTCCACTTGGATATACAGTGAATTCAATTCCAATTACATTTCCATGCCACCAATTACCATCAACTTGGAATCTTCTTAAACCAAAGCCCCCAGCGCTATCAATAAGCCATCTAACATTGCCTTGCATATCTGGCCATACAGTATTATCCCATTTATCACTTTTATCATGTTTTACATCTGTAACTTCAGACCATATTCCAGTTAAACATACTATATCTCTCGCTCCTGAATAGCTCAATGTAAATGTTATTCCTCTCATTTTTAAATTTTTTGGATTTTCTTCTGTTATTTCAACCCACACAGTTTTTGGTAAATCCTTAACTTTAAAAACCCATGTATCTGGTGGGTTTGTTGGCCTAATTTCATTATCCTTTACTTTTGTATCCCAAAGTTTTACAGCATCCTTGTTCGGACCAGATTTTACCAAAGTTACATCATCATCTGGTTTTACTCCAGGCCCTGTTGGTGGCCATAAGACCATTTTCGCCAAATCAACTTCATCTCTTCCCCTATATGTTGCTATTACTGGATTTTGGTCTTTGTCTCTTATACTATCTCCATTTGTATCCTGTATATTTGTTACAGTAAAAGCACCCTCACTCTCTTCTCTATCTTCTGCAACTTCATTTCCCCCTCCAGCTCCTTCTAATCCATCGTATATGGTTAAATTTATCCTAACAAGTGGGTTAAGTGTATATATTACCTCTGCTTTTCCATTATTTCCAGCAACATCGCTCACCTCAACTTTAATTATATTCCATCCATCTCGCAATGTAATTGGAATTTCAAAAGGATAATAAGTTGGCTGTAATTCAAGATACCAACTGCTTCCTGTTGCTCCTCCTTCCCATTCATGTATATACCCAAATTGCATTATTCCAACATTATCTGTGGCATATCCTACAACCCTTATATTTGGCTCAGTAAAAGTTGAACCATCTGGCGGATATGTTATAATTACTACTGGCGGCTGTGTATCCGGTGGAACATATGTTACATTTACTGAATCTGAACCACATCCTCCATAAGGACTGCAGAAAGTAACAGTTATTTTATTCCATCCAGGATGCAAGCCCCATATCTCTATCTTGAATTCAACATATTCCGCTGTTGGAAAATATGAAGAATTGCCAGTATATCCGCCTTCCCATTCCCATTTCCATTCCCAGTAATTTAATCCAAATTCATACGATGCATATCCAAGAACAATTAAATGAGAATCATTTAATATTGCACCATCTGGTGGCTGTGTTATTACAACAACTGGTTGGAGAGAAGAAGAATAACTGCCTCTATAAGTAATAGTTGCAATTACCTTATTTTCATCAGCCTTCATGATTAACTTTTCATTGGCCATAATGCTAAAAGCATTGCTAACAAATAGCACGCATATCGCTATACTTATCCACCTCTTATTTTTGTCCATCTTTACCTCTTTCCGCCCCCTGGGGTAGGGTCTTCCGCCTTCCGCCCCAGCCGTCTTAAAGCATAAAAAACAACAATAATAAAAATAGAAATTATTTATAAAAATTTTGGTTGAAGCATCCATAATTTTTTATTCTTGTTTTCTATTTCTTGCATGGATTGGTTAAAAGAAGCTTTATTTATAAGAGAGATGGCAAAAAAGAACAATGAATTTTTTGGTAATTGCCTTCCAATGATAGCATCTGAAAATATACTCTCTCCTCTCTGCCAGGAAATGCTCATAAGCGATTTTCACGGAAGATATGCGGAAGGAACTCCAGGAAATAGATATTACCAAGGGTGCTTATTTTTTGATGAAGTAGAAAAGAAAGCAATTGAATTAGCTAAAATTCTATTTGATTGTAAATATGCGGATGTTCGTCCAACTTCTGGAACAGTAGCAAATATGGCTGTATTTAAGGCATTTGCAGAGCCAGGAAGTGATGTAACTGTTCTTGATACTGCAAATGGAGCTCACATTTCATATGGCAAGTGGGGAGCTGCTGGCTTGAGGGGGCTTAATCTGCACTTCTATCCTTTTGATGAAGAGAAGATGAATATTGATGTTGATGGGGCAATAAAGCTGATAAGGCAAGTTAAGCCAAAGCTTGCTTTACTTGGGCAGAGTGTTTTTCTTTTTCCAACGCCTGTTAAGGAAATTGCTGAAGCTGCCCATGAGGAAAATGCAAGGGTGATATATGATGCAGCCCATGTTCTTGGCTTAATAGCGGGAGGAAAGTTCCAGCAGCCTCTTAAAGAAGGGGCAGATGTAATGACTGGTTCAACCCATAAAACACTTCCTGGCCCGCAAGGAGGAATAATACTTGCAAATAAAACAAAGGAAGAGGATAAGGAAATGAAATATCTTGACTGGGCTGTATTCCCTGGAGTGACATCTTCCTATCATCTTCACCATGTTGCTGCAAAGGCAATTGCTTTTGCTGAGCATTTGAATTTTGGAAGAGAATATGCTGGGCAGATTGTTAAGAATGCAAAGAAGCTTGCGGAATGCCTTTATAACCTTGGCTTTGATGTTTTAGGAAAGGATTATGGATTTAC is a genomic window of Thermoplasmatales archaeon containing:
- a CDS encoding 5-formyltetrahydrofolate cyclo-ligase — translated: MKEKIRKELLEKRNSLSTYEILEKSNIILEKLYRLEEFSKANRIACYISFGSEVYTHGLIKEYSKKRELFVPFIKNGEIFLARINSWEELESGAYGILQPKDPKIENKGMDIIIVPGIAFDENGNRIGYGKGYFDRLLKKIPSKRIAIAYDFQVLKNIPNQEHDVRMDMIITEKRIIKCNVR
- a CDS encoding alanine--glyoxylate aminotransferase family protein encodes the protein MRHLKLFTPGPTEVREEILQEMAVPQIYHRSAEFSKLYEEITKKLQKVLYTEKPVIIFPSSSTGAMEAAVCNGVAKKCLNLINGAFSKRWHEITKGNGVPCDALSIDWDKAIKAEMVEEKLESGEYDAITLVFNETSTGLMNPLKEIAEVVKKYDDVLFLVDAVSAMGGVKIEVDKLGIDMCLAGVQKCFALPSGITVASVSERLLERAKNVPPRSYYFNLTLLYKYHQKNQTMVTPPISQMFALNKQLDYILNEEGLENRFARHEKMAKIVQDWARKYFDIYPEKGYESKTLTCIKNTRNISVKELNEQLAKYYMRISDGYGDLKGKTFRIAHMGDLQVQDIKGLLAVIEEILGL
- a CDS encoding 2-oxo acid dehydrogenase subunit E2; protein product: MSKAGNYQIKPFSKYRKNIELIVREGWRKHSLHYLVEADVTASMETIKKHKKEGRDISFTAWIIKCLAEALVEHKELNAYRQGRNKIVIFDDVDVAIPIEKIVNGEHIPMAYVIRMANEKSIKEITEEIRNAQKGEGEEQVLMKLSFTERFVIKSPYLIKKLILFLLRKRGITKKKHMGTVGVTSIGMFSKFSGWIIPLGGTTSILVAVNGITKKPGIFENKIEARDYLHLTITFDHDLADGATISRFISRFVELIENGFGIK
- a CDS encoding archaeosine biosynthesis radical SAM protein RaSEA, giving the protein MEKLNEIVKELKKHEAKREKPRIWREKEILNNKIVDSFAFILHTSGCAWAKQGGCTMCGYFKESYDVSEEEIIEQINFVFANYSGEEVVKIYTSGSFLDENELPVEMQNYIINKFDRASKIVIESRPEFIENLENLKQKNIEVAMGLESANDKVLEYSINKGFKFEEWKKAAEKVKEYGKSLRAYILIKPPFLTDEDAIKDAIYSVEKIKDIADIISFNPVAIHSKTLLELLWRKNIYRPPWLWSVAEIIKESKEIYDGIIRCDIVAGGTPRGAHNCGVCDEAFLREIKNFSLNQKMEEVECDCREEWLDWLEIERFLI
- the sepF gene encoding cell division protein SepF — protein: MINMFGRQKKGYIDLEETGVEKKEEAKMYVRIAEVHKYEDLKELIKHVYEGNMLVMDISPVSADSIEVERIINEMKRVASDVNGDIVGIDRNRFMITPAGVKVDRRKLKTY
- a CDS encoding (Fe-S)-binding protein — translated: MEIYDEILCCTACGFCKKPYYSYSFAQKESDFPKGKIMIAYGFINGEIKEDMDLVKILQDCSLCRRCEEDCPSNIKIAEIINGARYKLKNLLPEHKKIYENFQKYDNIFGEGNFSYGDGKNAFFMGCLVKKEMKDVIISIFDRIGEDIKIISQCCGYPLRKIGTNFKEKKLENYEKIIFSCPNGMIEFNEYKPIHISQFFSNYSFKRDGKNYIYHDSEFLGRYLKIYEEPREIIKKIGNLVEFKENRKMARWCGGEIEYKLAFPEKADELAKYLAKEAKEKNATIVTSSPHCYSHLKEYDAIDLTQLIEEKLKNF
- a CDS encoding FAD-binding protein, which gives rise to MEWLNKIINEIDGSRIFLKECDLYAYGFDASIHHAMPDVVIKPKNAEEVEKIVKIANEYRIPLIARGAGTALCGQAVPVHGGILLDMTGMDRIKEINVNDLYCVVEPGVIYASLNEELAKYGFFFPPTPGSGDVCTIGGMIAVNASGARAIKYGATRDYVLGLEVVFPYGRKRLGGLTLKNSSGYQLERIIVGSEGTLGIITEATIRLAPLPEKRAVALLPFNDVIDAGKCVSKIISSGILPSSLEIMDSICIKAVNKAMNLGLPEAEALLFIELDGKESEVKEEIEKIKKMFKEIEFTDDEKEMQKLWKGRKGILPSLSRYGDDMVSVSLADDMCVPISKIPEAIKEFQKIAKKYGIIVGTYGHAGDGNLHTKVLLNPRDEKSWKNAERAVDEIYKTVKKLGGLASGEHGIGITKAPWMDEDAETMEKIKKAIDPNNIMNPGKMMQWKRSIISYLRYK
- a CDS encoding Ig-like domain-containing protein is translated as MDKNKRWISIAICVLFVSNAFSIMANEKLIMKADENKVIATITYRGSYSSSLQPVVVITQPPDGAILNDSHLIVLGYASYEFGLNYWEWKWEWEGGYTGNSSYFPTAEYVEFKIEIWGLHPGWNKITVTFCSPYGGCGSDSVNVTYVPPDTQPPVVIITYPPDGSTFTEPNIRVVGYATDNVGIMQFGYIHEWEGGATGSSWYLELQPTYYPFEIPITLRDGWNIIKVEVSDVAGNNGKAEVIYTLNPLVRINLTIYDGLEGAGGGNEVAEDREESEGAFTVTNIQDTNGDSIRDKDQNPVIATYRGRDEVDLAKMVLWPPTGPGVKPDDDVTLVKSGPNKDAVKLWDTKVKDNEIRPTNPPDTWVFKVKDLPKTVWVEITEENPKNLKMRGITFTLSYSGARDIVCLTGIWSEVTDVKHDKSDKWDNTVWPDMQGNVRWLIDSAGGFGLRRFQVDGNWWHGNVIGIEFTVYPSGIGNISRICFDITRQIHYLDHYHIFIGVENKSEDWPNQVELPNDDTVNTDESDRPVNNHMYSVDRPRFLERRSNTRMIYSRNNFMEFMRVTFNGTHPRGETVQGSRCSDYYLWHAALTLVRNLSNPGNLTRIEREKHGINCVGSGHLLSIDPKPPWK
- a CDS encoding serine hydroxymethyltransferase, encoding MDWLKEALFIREMAKKNNEFFGNCLPMIASENILSPLCQEMLISDFHGRYAEGTPGNRYYQGCLFFDEVEKKAIELAKILFDCKYADVRPTSGTVANMAVFKAFAEPGSDVTVLDTANGAHISYGKWGAAGLRGLNLHFYPFDEEKMNIDVDGAIKLIRQVKPKLALLGQSVFLFPTPVKEIAEAAHEENARVIYDAAHVLGLIAGGKFQQPLKEGADVMTGSTHKTLPGPQGGIILANKTKEEDKEMKYLDWAVFPGVTSSYHLHHVAAKAIAFAEHLNFGREYAGQIVKNAKKLAECLYNLGFDVLGKDYGFTESHQVLFRVGKEKGREAAEILERGGIITNMNMVPGDEHPARPSGIRLGVQEITRLGMKEGEMEEIAEFFHRLLIKGEDASRVKEDVFAFKKNYRKIHYCFYGKDPYEFIEIIK